The Brassica oleracea var. oleracea cultivar TO1000 chromosome C7, BOL, whole genome shotgun sequence sequence TAGAACTAAATATAAGTGATATTTTATATTAAATATCATTATTCATAAATGGTCTAGTGAGAGCAAGAATTTTCAGAAACATTTGAAACATTTCGTTTCTTAGCAGAAGAACTGAGCAAATGTATATAAACTATATATCAAGCAACAAAAAAAGAAAAATGATTCAATAGATGACTTCACGAATAATAAAATATATATTGTTTTTTCATAAGATTTTATATTATAATATCTTAATTATTATAGTTTATGAATGATAAAATATTTATTATTTATTATTACAATATTAAAATTGTCTATGCGATTAGGCGTCGCCTAGGCAGCTGTACTTTTCTGAGAACTGATAAAACCACTCATACGATATAATTGAAGATATAATTGTTTTTAAAATAACGTACGATATATTATTAGTTAGTTAAAGCATTTATAAATTTTTATAAATTATTTTTTCCTGTTCGCATATAACTCGCACTTTAATTAATTGTGTTGAAGAACATAAGTTAACTTCTTTGGCCCAATTTAAATAAAAATTCATTTTACATAATTATAAGGGATTATAAATGTAACTAAATTTAAAATTATGAAAAACCAACATGTATTTTTATTTCTAAAATTAGATTTTAAAGAAAAATCCACAATTAAAAAAAAGTGAGTCAAAATATGATTAGCTATTAAAAGACCCATCAATTCCATTAACTTTTTTTTGCTGCGTACATACACAAACAAGTCAAGACCTGCTACGATTCTTTTCTTATAGATTCATCTAATGCTGAAAATGAAAGGAAAAAAAAGAAACGCATCTTGCAACGAAAGTTTTGGGATACATGTAACAACGAAAGATTATGGACGCTTCTCTTGAAACCTTGATTTGTTAAATATCGGACGTGGACGAGCCTCGACAACAGACTCTTCTTCATTACCTTCGTCCTCAGATGATACTTCTTCTCTAGGTTGCTCTCCTTGTTCTTCAGTGTTTGGTTTTCTCTTCTTCTCTTGCTTTCTCTGCTTCTTCTTTTGACGTTTCAAACGCTTCTTTGATGTTTTTTCCTCTGCAGCTTTCACTTTCTCTTCTCTTCTTATAGTAAATTCCGCCATTTTCAAACGCTTGTTATAGTCAATATCCATCCTTGTGAGTCGGTCTTGCTCTCTTCGCCTCATTTGCCGGTACTGTATAACAGAGAGTGATGCATCGTTATGGTAAAACTCTAGAGATATCTACCAAATAAGTAAAGGAAGTATACAAGTTCTTTCTATATACAGAAAACATTTTGACAAGTGCAGCTTGATGCCATTAAAAGCCAAAACTAAAACTTGCAGGGCTAAACATCAAAAAGAACTAAGGCTATAATCAAATAATAAGCACTGACTAATCACTACAACTCACATTACCTTCTCGCACAGAATTACTCAAAATTCAAGCTCTATCACCTTTTAACCAGACATGGAAACATGGTGATCAGTTGAAAACTAAAAAAACAAAACACATGTCCACTAAGAACATTCAGATCCCTATCTTACTAATGACACATAACTTCTTTTTAATGATCGAACATTCAGATCCCTATCTTACTAATGAAACCACATCCATCTATGCCTAAGAGCGAAAGACTTGGCTTTTGTTAGCAAATAATTTTCAGTGAAGAAGTTTCAAGTTCTCTTGTTTGAAATTTATGATTCCGGAAACCGAAACCCCAAAATGGGTATTAGGTAACCAGCACCAGTGACTAAAATCCCTTGATTCAGCACTAACAAACTTGTAGCTAAACACTAAGCCTCCTTCGCAAATAAACAGCCTGCGATTCTGAATTCTCAGTTTTGGATCTGAGGTGAGACTTGGAAACCACATATAACTATTCTCAAGAGCAAAAGGCTTAGCTTTTGTTCACAGATAAAATGCAATTTTTTTCTGTGAGATTCACTTCCTATTCTATGCAACTGGAAGTTGAAAGCGCAAATCCACAAAGTAAACACAGGTCCACTAAGAAAATTCAGACCCCTGGCACTAAAATTCAATCACTAAAGACTAAACTCTATGAAATTTTCGATTCGCAAGAGTTAAAGACAGCCAGCGGAGACTAAGACGCAGTAATCAAAAGGATGGTATCAATTACCTGGTGGAAATCACCGGATCCAGAACCAGCGGAACTACCAGAGGTGTTGCTAACGCGGACCGGGACGTTCTCCAGGATTCTTCTAAGCTTTATCTCTAGATCTTCTTCGTCTTCGAGCATCACCGGAGGTTTATACTCCACGATAGATGTAGATCCTCCGCTATCAGCTTTCTTTGCCTCCATTAATGCCGACGCCGTCGTGGCGGCAACCACCAATCTCGTATCGCCTTCTTGCTTAGGTTTCCCGGTCGACATTGTTGTGTGCTCCTGAAAACCCTAACCCGATGCCAATTGGGGATATCTCTCCCCTAGACAAGACGATATATTTGCTTTAGGTGTCTATCAGTCAAGCTTTTGAGGCTTGGGCTTGGGCTTGAGCTGGGTTTATATATTTTGGAGACTATTGACTTCTACATGTTTTGAAAACTAAATTATAACCCGGCCGTTATAGCCTGCAATTAATTATTTCAAAAATAAATTTATGATTTTTTTTTTGGTCATCAACATATACTGACTTCTAAGACTCTGCAAACCAAACCGGTAACTCTGCATCCATGTGAACGATAAAAGACGATTGCTTCCTGGCATTTCGTACAACACAATCCGCCGGTGTATTATGTGTTATGGGTACATGAATGATGTTCGAGTTGTTAAAACTTTCCTTCAGGATCTTGATATCTTCCAAATAACTTGAAAAAGTTGATCATTCTTCTGGTTCTGAAACCATCTTCACCAATTGAGAACAATTCATTGCAAGTGTGACCTGAAACTGACGTAGATTCCACATACATTCCATTGTCCAAATAAGCGCTTCCACTTCCGCGTGAAGGGGTGACAGACTCGCCCTTATGTTCCTTGCGCCCATCAAACCATCAAAACCTTCCAAAGTGACATACCATCCTTGTCCTGAAAAAATCTTCTCATCTTTCCATGACTCATCTGTAAAGCACCATATACCTAGAATGATCGGTAGATTTGTGGCCTCGACCTCTATATTTTGGGAAACCCTTTGTGCCAATGAAACATGTGCTTCAATCCACAATAGAAACTCCATTTCTACCAATTTTAAAGTGTCCCTAGGATCAATATCTATATTACTAAAAACTTTATTATTTCTTCCCTTCCAAATATACCATAATATCCAAGCAAATTGATGATCCTCCATTTGGTGGAACAACTCTCCAAAACAAATGATCCATATTCTCGAAAAATGATGGATTAGGGAAAACAGCTGGATTCGATGAGATGTTTGAGAGTGCCCAAACTTGTATCGCGGTGGACATTCAAAAAACACATGGTTTATTGATTCCTCCCGTTCTCCACACCTTGCACAGAAAATATCCCCTTGCATCCCCCTTTCTTGCAAGTTTTTCTTAACTGCAATGCATCCTAATACTATTTTCCATAAGAAATGCTTCATTTTCGCTGGACATCTTATTTTCCAGCAAAACGCCTTCAAAATATCAACCGAAAGACCAAAAACTGGTAATGGTTTATCCTTGTCAGGGTAGACACGTTCTACTTGGTACGCAGATTTCACCGTGTATTTTCCATTATTTATGAAATGCCATCCGTCTTTGTCAACCAGTTGTATCCCACTCAAAGGGATACTTTCTATGACTCAAAATAAATTTATGATTTTTTAATTTTAATCAACAACTGGTTTATAAATTCAACTTTAATTATGATTTTTCACTGCCAACTAGATTTTGATCCTCGATTCGAAAATGCATGATTAAAATTTAGTCAATATTTATTTAAAAGAAATTACAATTATTGTTCCTAATTTATGTATTTTTAAAATGATTTTAAAATTTGTGTAGATGGTTTACTTTAACAAGTTGTATAGATTTTTTTTTGGTCATCAACATATACATATTCAGACTAACTCTGCAAAAAAAGCTGGTAACTTTCATCCATGTGAATGATGAAAGACAATTGTTTTCTGACACTGCGTGCTAGACTCTCCGCCCTTAAATTTTCCGTCTGAGGTACATGAATGATCTCTGAGTTTAGAAAACTTTCTTTCAAACTCTTGATATCTTCCAAATAACTTGCAAACACTGGCAATTCATCTGGTTTCGAAACCATCGTCACCGATTGAGAACAATTCGTTGCAAACGTGACTTGAAACTGACGTAAATTCCTCGTACACTCCATTGTCCATATTAATGCTTCCACCTCCGAGTGAAGAGGTGAGATTCTTGTGCGACGGTTCCTTGCTCCCATCAACCCATCAAGTTGTATAGATTGACTGAAGTTTGCGGAATTGAAGAGAATTTTAACTTATGATATGGGATTTTTGAATCTAAATATTTTAAAGTTAGATGAAAGCTAATTGATTTAAAATTTCATTTTCAATATTTTGTTGTTATATAATTTTTTCATCTCAACCTTCACACAAAGTAGTAAATGAATTTGACCTGTATTTTTAAAGCGCGTGGTTATTTAGTTGACATAATTTTACTTGACATAGTTTATATTTTTGTAAGTGATTTCTAACTTTAAATATTTTTATGTAATTTATATTTAAGTATGAGTACATGATTAAATTAAATATGTTTTCTTAATTATGTTTAATTTTGGGTTTTAAAGAGAATGATGACTATGCTATATAAAATTTAATTCAAAATATGTACAAATTAAATTATAAATATTTTCTTATATTTTTTTAATTTTTGAACAATATATTTTTAGTTTGGTTACATTTGTAGAAAATTAATTTTTCAGTTTCATTACATTTGTAGGCTTGATCAGGGACTAGAATCAGTAAACGGTAGTGTTATTGGGTGTAGCGAGAATTTGCGAGTTGAAAAATTAATCATACTTATACTGGACCTCAACGCTTTTATTTATAGAAGTTACAAACTTTCTTATATTTTAGCTTCTTCCTCTGCTATTGACTAGTGGAAATCTTGACAAAGAAGAGTGTCCTCACAACCTCCAGCTTGTTACATAGGTGGTCGTGAATGCTGTCCATCTTGTAAAGTTTGACGTTGTCTCCATTTTGGTAAAGAATGTAATCCGGGATTGTGTTTACACCTTATCGTACACCTTTTTCTCTTCGCTGGTCAGTGGACCATTGAAGTTGATGGGCGGAGGATGAGGTGGGTAGTTTGAGAGAAGGAAAGGCCAACACCTTGATTGTCTCTATCAGAAGTTTGTTTGGATGTTGTGAGGAACATGATGAACTATTAATGGTTTTCAGATTCTTAAATAATTTATATGGGTTGTCAGTCGTTTTGAGGAGAATGTCAAAATGCATTAAAGGTCTTTTAGGGTGTTGACCAACCTTCTTTGGTTTTGGTGTCTTTTTGCATGGGGAGTATAGAACTTGAATTTTCTCGGAAAGGTGTATTCCTGAGTTGGTATGATGCAAAGATTTTACTGGGGGAAGGTGGCTGTGTTCGATCTTTAGCTGCCCACGTACCCTCGCCGAGGGATCAAGACTAACATAGCTATATTGTTTGATGTATGATTATGATGTCGTGATTTTAATGGTCGTGTTATTGGGTGTAGCGAGAATTTGTGAATTGAAAAAATAATCATACTTTTATTGGACCTTGATATCACTCAAATTACCCTAAGTGATTTGTACTCTCTCAAATAAGAGGTCGAGTTGTAGTACTTAGGGATCAAATCCACATGGAGCTAGGACACACAATAGATCTAAATAGTTTTTGATTAAGCTAGGCAAGTATTTGTAATATAAATTGTAGTGGTGAGCAAGGCAGTTGCTCGGTTGGTTGATTGAGGTTTTGAACAGTTATGAAAGGCGTTTAGGATTCTATTCAAACAATCAGGATATTCTAGAACTCAAACTAAGAATTAATCGATCAGCTTCCCTTTTTTTAGATTATCTATTGTCTAGATCTAAGACCTCAACTGTCGTTTGTTGGTCTTGAGAAATTTTCGATCGATGCTATCAATGGATAGTCGATCGATACACCTTTCGGCTTGTCGATCGATGCAACTGTGGAGTTGTCGATCGACGTCCCTTCTAGCAAGCTTTAGCGAGGGGGTTAGAACGTGTTCGCTAGGTTTAACTTAATCAGATGTCGCTTATTTCTAGCAATCCTAGCACAATATGAATTAGATCAGACAAAGGACCATGCTTCCACTTGCGCCCAATTATCTAAGAACACAGTCATAGTTAGCTACTCTAGAACACAAGCATTAAAGGCAATTCAATTGATGGATATCCAAACAACTTAGCAGTTTTATATTTTGGGCTAATCTCTCGTGACTATTTGAACCCTAAATCTATTAGGTAGATCTATTCAAGCATGATAGTTGTCACAGAAAACCATAGAAAGAATAGATGAAATAGCAATAGATATAAAAACCAAAGGAGTTCCACGAGGACTCTGAAGAAGTTCCTACCTTCTCTCCTAACATAAACTAAGAACAATGAAGTAAAGAAAGCGTAGCCGTCAACAATGGCTTAGAAAATACATAAATAGGATTTTCGGTCATCCATGGGTATTCTGGTAATTTTTGGTTGTCTCTTGGCTTAAGTCGGTCTTGAAATATACTCGGCCAGCGTTCTGGCATCACCGTCGATTGACACCTAGGGTGTACCGTAAATCGACGTTCTTTCACCTTCTCGACAGCTCTCTCTTGCGAGACAAACTGACCACTCTTCAGTAAAACATGCATAACTTCTGATCTAACCGTTGGATTGACCTCAAACTGATGGCATTGTAAAGCTAGCTCAAAGCTACATCTTTGGTTAAAAGATCAGCTCAATCGTACCATATCTAAAAATCTGACACGTCTGTGCAGTTCAGCACTCAAAATACCCCAAAATCACCAAAGTTCACCAAAACGTACCTGAACCTGAAAACACTCTAAAACATACTCTAAACCCATATAATATAGTCTAAAACACTCATATACCATGGCTAAAAGTTGATAAATCCATGGTATATCAGACCTCAACTCTTTTATTTATAGAAGTTACAAACTTTCTTATACTTTAGCTTCTTCCTATGCTATTGAATAGTGGAAGTCTAGACAGAGAAGAGCGTCCTAACAATCTCCAGCTTGTAACGTAGGTAGTCGTGAATGCTGTCCATCTTTTAAGGTTTTAGGCTGTCTCCATTGCGGTAAAGGATGTAATCTGATATTGTGTTACACAGGGTGGTAACTTATCGTACACCTTTTTCTCTTCGCTGGTCAGTGGACCATTGAAGTTGATGTGCGGAGGAGGAGGTGGTAGTGTGAGAGAAAGAAAGGCCACCAGCTTGGTTGTCTTTGCCAGAAGTTTGTTTGGATGTGGTGAGGAACCGGATGAACTAATAGTGGTTTTCAGATTCTGAGAGAGGGTTTTCATTCTTAAATAAGTTATATGGTCAGTCGTTTCGAAGAGAATGTCAAAATGCATTAAAGGCCTTTTAGGGTGTTTGACCGATCTTCTCTGGTTTTGGTGTCTTTTTGCATGGGAAGTAGAAATTGAATTTTCTCGGAAATGTGCATTCCTGAGTTTGTATGATCAAAGGTTGTACTGGGGAAAGGTTGATGTGTTTGATCTTCAGCTGCCCACGAACCCTTGCCGAGGGATCAAGCCTAGCATAGCTATATTGTTTTTATGTCTGATTATGACGTCGTGATTTTAATGGTCGTATTATTGGGTGAAGCGAGAATTTGCGAGTTGAAAAATTAATCATAATTTTATTGGACCTCAACTCTTTTATTTATAGAAGTTACAAATTTTCTTATACTTTAGCTTCTTCCTCTGATATTGACTAGTGGAAGGCTAGACAGAGAAGAGCGTCCTCACAACCTCCAGCTTGTAACGTAGGTAGTCGTGAATGTTGTCCATCTTGTAAGGTTTGAGGTTGTCTCCATTTCGCTAAAGGATGTAATCCGAGATTGTGTTTACATAAGGGGGTAATTTATCGTACACCTTTTTCTCTCCGCTGGTCAGTGGACCATTGAAGTTGATGGGCGGAGGAGGAGGTGGTAGTGTGAGAGAAGGAAAGGCCAGAAACTTGGTTGTCTCTATCGGAAGTTCGTTTGGATATGGTGAGGAACCGGATGGACTAATAGTGGTTTTCAGATTCTAAGAGAGGTTTTTCATTATTAAATAATTTATATGGGTTGTCAGTATTTTCGAAGAGAATGTCGAAATGCATTAAAAGCCTTTTAGGATGTTTGACCGACCTTCTTTGGTTTTGGTGTTTTTTTGCATGGGGAGTAGAACTTGAATTTTCTCGGAATGGTGCATTCCTGAGTTTGTATGACGCAAAGGTTTTACTGGGGGAAGGTGGCTGTGTTCGATCTTCAGCTGCCCACGTACCCTCGCCGAATGATGAAGCCTAACATAGTTATATTGTTTTTATGTTTGATTATGACGTCGTGATTTATTTTTGGTGATGGCGCTATAGTGCATGTGTTTTATTTTCTAAGTAGGTTGAGATGTTGGGCTTAGTGGCAGCCTGACCTGCGGTATATTAGGTCGAATATACAAATGAAGATTTGATGTCTTTGAATCTGGTCATATAGCACGTCCTCGAGCTCTTTTGTCTTCCACAGATGGTCTTGATACCTTTTGGAGTCTGAAATTTTAGGCATTTATGTTAGGTTGATGGCATAACCTTCATGCTATAAAGCCATGGCCTGCCGTGTATGGCACTGAAAGGGGCTGGCCGATCTATGACGATTAATTCGATGATTTGTCGAACACCTCCCACAGTTACAGGAAATTCGATAGATCCGAGGGAATATGTCATTTCACCAGCAAAGCCGATAATGGTGTTAATTCCTCTTTTAGTAGGCACTTGGTATAGACCATTATTTTGAAGGCGTCGTAGAAAATGTTGTCGTCCGAGCTTCCAGTATCGACTATCACTCGTTGTTGGGGTCAAAGACGGTTACGACGAAGATAACATTCAAATGCCCGAAGAAGTAAATGAGAATATTTCTACGACAAGTATTCTTTCGAAAAAGATTTGTTTTTACGAAGAGCCTTGCGGAGAAAACACGCTCGCAAAGCATCAGAGAAAGACCAGAATAAGGTCGCTACGCAGCGACCGGGCTCGGGCCAAGCTCGGTCGCTACGTAGCGACCGAGCACGCGTCCTGCTTAGCGACCGAGCCCGAGCCAAGCTCGGTCGCTACGTAGCGATCGAGCCCGAGCCAAGCTCAGTCGCTACGTAGCGACCGGAGCCCGAGTCAAGCTCAGTCGCTACGTAGCGACCGAGCGCGCGTCCCGCTCTGTCGCTATGTAGCGACCGAGCTCGAGCCAAGCTCGTTCGCTACGTAGCGACCGAGCACGTGCACGTTTCTATCGTTACGAAGCGATCGAGCTTTCCCGAAACATCGATAAGACACGAATCCATGCATTCTCGTCTACTCTTTGATACTATCTCCCGAAGATCGCAGCAAACCCATTTCATGTTTCTCGTCATTTGAAGTCATCAATCAAACTTTACGATAAAAACCGCGGAAAGTTCGTTCTTTATCGAACGAAGCCGTAATAAACGTTTCGAGTCAAAAGACGGCCCAAAGAGACCTAAGACGCGACTCGAAGCCCACTTACGATTTCTTAACCAAAAGCCCATGAACCGTAGGACTGTTTATGCTTGGTTTGCAAGGAAAGATAAATGTTAAGTTTCCGCGGATAAATACGAAGTTTTGGAAGATAACTACGAAGATCGGGAAAAATAGAATATCTCCATTTTTAAGCTATGATGGCTTAAGGGCAGAAGGGGAAAAGCGTAAACCGACCTAGGAGCGAGTATATAAGGAGTCCTAGGCGAGAGGCATATGAGAGAACTTTGACACAACAAACTTAGCACTTAGAGCGATTTTAGGCAATTTTCCGTTTTTGTTATTCGAGCTGCGACTCAATTAGGTTTTTGCCGTCTTCGGGTTTTAAAACTAGGAATCTCGCATATTCAACGAAGGGGATTTGGTCCTTCGCAATGTCTTCCAAAACACCGCCGAGCGAAACGCGGGAAAACTTGGAGGAAACTGGGAAGAACCCTACAAGATCGAAAAAGTCGTTCGACCAGGTTCCTAGGAAATAACCAACATGCAAGGTGTAAAAATTCCGAGAACCTGGAACGCAATGCATCTCAAAAAATACTATCACGAAACAAACCACCTCACGACTACCGAACTACGAGACGGCTTAATCTCCATAAAGAGTACGTAGGCAGTTTGTCGAAAGACGAATTCAGCTGTCCCCCCTCGCTAAAGGGGGGGGGGAAGAGGGTACGTATACTCGTATACTCTCAATTTCGAAAGTTCTGGCCACTTTCTCGATATTTCTGGAACTTTTTAACCAAGCAAATCATCTTCATCCGCAAAATTATTTCTGAGTCCTAAAAAAAAAAAAACTCGAGAATAAACCAGTCGTTAGGGAAAAAATCAACCTTTGGCATTGCGAGACGTCGCAAAAAACGCTTTAAGAGTTGTTTCCCGCCCGAAAAAACAAAACCCTCGTCACGAAAAACAACATACACGTTAAACGTCTCAACCAAACACATATTTTTCGCAAAGACCCAAACGACAATATCTACCACCAAGTTCGTTGCTGATCACATCGAATTCTTAAACGTCCTAAACAGACATAGCCATCTCACGAAGATGACTCTCGTACATCCGACACAAGGATAATAGCGCTATAAAAAAAATCCAAAATTTTGGTATAGCACTTCCAGTTGGCTTAAAAATTGTCTCTGGAGAGATGCTCGATTCATATTAGACAAGTCGTATAAGCCGAGAACCTATCGCGGACTTTAAATCGGTACGAATCAGGTTAAAATCGCAACAGATAAATCGATAGCCGGCTAGTCACCGCATAAATCTTAAAATCGATAGTAAACCTAGGTCTTGCCCTAAACCCAGCGCACTGGTCTCTAACATCTCAAGGCATGATATCAAAAAGATACGAGATCCTAAACCATGCCTCTATGCTTATACTCAACATCTTCAGATATCCCGCGAAATCTAGATCTCGCGGAAAAACTCTTGAAACAGATCGCGAACAAAGCATTTCACATCGAAGAAGGATATGAGACGACAACTCATCATCTTCCTTCCACACCGTACGCTAACTCATGAAAACGCAAATTGATCATCCTTTCATAAAAAGAAAGCCGCAAAACAGCAGGGATTCAAAGCCACAAACGGTCAGTCCCGAAGCATGAAATGAAGCCATTTAAGGCCAAAACATCAACACAAAAAAAAAATCTCTCACAAGAGATCGAAACCATGGTCATCTTCTGGACTCAAGCCTCCTCGTCGCCCATCACTTCGTCCAAGCGCGGGGCGGCGTCGCCTCTGTTTTCCCCGACCACAGGATTTTTCCCCTCTGGGTCTTCTGAACACGTCAGAAGGAAGCACGTGGATTTTAGGTCAGCCAGGATGAGATCAAAATCCCCATCCACGGCCGCTGAATCTCCCTTGCAACCAGACAACCTGGTCTCTTCGGCCTCTAAGGAAGGAGGAGTCTCGCTCTGAAGTGCCCGAATTATGGCCATCCCGCCCTCGACAGTCGCCAAGGCCAAATCCCTGCCGCGGATGCACTCGAGGGAGCCAAGAAAGGCAGAGGTCTTCGCCAAATGAGCCTGGAACTCAGCGCGGAGAGCATCTTTGGCCTCTTCGATCCCGCAGCTCGTCGATCCAACGTCACTCTCGATCTGACGCTGAAATCGACACACCTCCGAAGACTTGGCCTTCCTGGCCTTCTTCTCTTTAAGCAGAGAGCTCGCCGTCTTCCCAAGGTCCCTCTCGACCTCTAGCTTGGACACCTTTTTGGAATGAGAATCCTTGACAGCCGTCAGCATGGCTTCAGTTTCAGACCATCTGCTTTGCATCTCCGTCAACTCCCCAGCAAGACGACTGGAGTCAGAACCGCACTCGCTGATCATCCCGCTGATCAGCGACATGAACTGCGAGACGAGAGAACAGTTAGAGATACAAAATGAAGCAAAGCTAAAAAAAAATGGAAGTATCCGACGAGCTAATCGTAAAAGTCCAAAATGAGCGACAAACCCTTCCGCGGAGCCCCGACGCCAGATTCGAGCCTCCTTGCTGCGAAGATTCCCCGTCACCGCCCTTGGTAAACTTCCTCTTCCGGCCCTTAGGCTGAGCGACCGGAGCAGCGCTGGGAGCACGCAGCGCTAGGACGATCTCTTTCCTAGCCGGAGGAGGAGGCATAGACTCGGCGGCCCTCTCTTTGTCCTCGACAAGAATCGGAGTAGTAGACGATCCGGCGGGATGAACCAAAGCATCCGGAACACACGGAACGCTCGTATCAACGAGAGTTCCGCAGTCCTGCGTTCTGCGGAACCT is a genomic window containing:
- the LOC106303655 gene encoding PRKR-interacting protein 1: MSTGKPKQEGDTRLVVAATTASALMEAKKADSGGSTSIVEYKPPVMLEDEEDLEIKLRRILENVPVRVSNTSGSSAGSGSGDFHQYRQMRRREQDRLTRMDIDYNKRLKMAEFTIRREEKVKAAEEKTSKKRLKRQKKKQRKQEKKRKPNTEEQGEQPREEVSSEDEGNEEESVVEARPRPIFNKSRFQEKRP